A genomic stretch from Clavelina lepadiformis chromosome 5, kaClaLepa1.1, whole genome shotgun sequence includes:
- the LOC143460115 gene encoding flavin-containing monooxygenase 5-like: MAKHFNRVCIIGAGASGLTSTKACLEQGIRPTCLEKTSDLGGMWNNAERIKHNISPTLYPSLIANLSKVVSSFSDFPIPKDWPPYLSKNMTLDYFRMYAENFSLTQHIQFNTEVIKVFPSKSYDVSGSWIVRTKDLITNDVDEKEYSAIIVATGKHAKKFYANVPGLDATFNGEVIHAGDYINQEIFRDKSVLVIGSGSTGCDIACEAASTAKNVFLSARHGTWLTPRLQKKGLPFDVTITNRFRRRLHPWMPSWIVNRRFQNILESRVNHEACGLKSMYPPTSRLVVTTINDNLPMKIYSGQVKTRPDIKRITENHATFTNGAKDEVDVIVMATGYTTEFPFLSDNVFPGNLEKARLHKWIFPFELQHISSLTFIGIFPAGSGAITMNAELQARFVSQVLTGRKQLPSKESMQNTWKKSRDVVLQNTGGRFAFKTSTFEYPEELAHDLDLIPSFFKLLLTDPRLAFRLYFGPIVPCHYRLIGDHTWDKAREYALNVSDEILSGIK, translated from the exons ATGGCCAAACATTTCAATAGAGTGTGCATTATTGGTGCCGGTGCCAGTGGTTTAACCAGCACAAAGGCTTGCCTCGAGCAGGGAATAAGACCGACTTGCCTCGAAAAAACCTCGGACTTGG GTGGAATGTGGAATAACGCTGAAAGAATTAAACACAATATCAGCCCGACGCTGTACCCGTCGCTCATTGCAAATCTTAGCAAAGTTGTTTCTTCGTTTTCGGACTTTCCAATTCCTAAG GATTGGCCACCCTACCTAAGCAAGAATATGACGTTGGACTATTTCAGAATGTATGCTGAAAACTTCAGCCTTACCCAACATATTCAATTTAACACCGAAGTTATCAAAGTGTTTCCATCGAAATCATACGACGTTTCAG GATCGTGGATTGTGAGAACGAAAGATCTCATCACGAATGACGTCGATGAAAAGGAATATAGCGCGATTATCGTCGCAACTGGGAAACACGCAAAGAAATTTTATGCTAACGTACCAGGACTGGATGCAACTTTTAACGGTGAAGTGATACACGCTGGAGATTACATCAATCAAGAAATTTTTCGAG ATAAATCGGTTTTGGTAATCGGCTCTGGCTCAACGGGCTGCGATATTGCTTGTGAAGCTGCATCCACCGCCAAGAACGTGTTTCTGTCTGCTAGACATGGCACATGGCTTACACCACGTCTACAAAAG aaGGGTTTGCCATTTGACGTAACGATAACGAATCGCTTCAGAAGAAGATTACATCCATGGATGCCAAGTTGGATCGTCAATAGGAGATTTCAAAACATCCTTGAGAGTAGGGTGAACCACGAGGCTTGTGGCTTAAAGTCTAT GTATCCACCCACTAGCAGACTCGTTGTCACTACAATTAACGACAATCTGCCTATGAAGATATACAGCGGTCAGGTTAAAACTCGACCCGATATAAAACGAATAACGGAGAATCACGCAACATTTACTAACGGTGCAAAAGATGAAGTTGATGTAATTGTCATGGCAACTGGATACACCACTGAGTTTCCGTTTTTAAGTGACAACGTATTCCCAG GCAATTTAGAAAAAGCACGTTTGCACAAATGGATTTTTCCTTTTGAACTTCAACATATATCTAGCTTAACTTTTATCGGAATTTTTCCTGCTGGATCCGGGGCCATAACAATGAACGCTGAGCTACAA GCTCGTTTCGTTTCACAAGTTTTGACCGGGAGGAAACAACTTCCTTCAAAAGAATCAATGCAAAACACATGGAAAAAATCTAGGGATGTTGTCCTGCAAAATACTGGAGGACGCTTTGctttcaaa ACATCAACATTTGAATATCCAGAAGAGTTGGCTCATGACCTCGATTTGATCCCTTCCTTCTTCAAGCTGCTTTTAACTGATCCAAGATTGGCATTTAGGTTATACTTTGGCCCAATTGTACCTTGTCATTACCGATTGATCGGGGATCATACATGGGACAAAGCCAGAGAGTATGCACTTAACGTATCAGATGAAATTTTATCGGGaataaaataa